One genomic segment of Helianthus annuus cultivar XRQ/B chromosome 14, HanXRQr2.0-SUNRISE, whole genome shotgun sequence includes these proteins:
- the LOC118486595 gene encoding uncharacterized protein LOC118486595, with the protein MGALKDLARSFSRLTQEEVDLFCLEYGIDKQFNPTAPACDASVDKPISGFIALYCRHFEWSNLRYPFSFFVLNLLEYYRVSFGQVHPKGMARVLHFEVLCRALGYDPSLLLFRRFFRLAKNGDWFTFENTKVDTCLVSSMVTTLGSWKNTFFWVSESIIPFKMVWRHPDAVLNDPEPSESELNDAFLSAIRGCPSRVRPFPEHLLVLLGVSNIWAKVDRDPVLMRNGLVMSALDFIKSDDTSDVVFEDAPTVPGENVVVRTSEQRFEGSGYVSVANAKGFTKSNVPKPSTRRLSRRLLKAAPQSTSTEPVDLSDDIEASEDQAEVEVEKEKELVVRGKKVRGKKGVATPVQESSSRDVEGLNPEGTYVPTWLVKNDDTFKDAAVCEDALSHLAPPSVREAIAEMDDDTMLSRMVLTTCNLAADREALSVQQKAFREEKEGLKASVGQVTADNQWLIEHGFQQIVTYLLHSKEFNSALGDVYTKLLNLGKHQGLTAGYKLHESGQPLEKSPMFRPEASDVFKASVEQMERLTYPFIHEVCAEVLGSLSKKRSYSGDSDDTLSSLPETSKDAGLETSAVGGEEVVKVKKTKKAKKSKGEGFGDP; encoded by the exons atgggtgcccttaaggatttagcgaggTCATTTTCTCGGTTGACACAAGAGGAGGTAGACCTGTTTTGCCTTGAATATGGTATCGATAAACAGTTTAATCCGACCGCCCCTGCTTGCGATGCTTCCGTTGACAAACCGATTTCTGGTTTTATTGCTTTGTATTGTCGGCATTTTGAGTGGTctaatcttcgttaccctttttcgttTTTTGTTCTAAATTTGCTTGAATATTATCGAGTGTCTTTTGGGCAAGTACATCCGAAaggaatggctagggttttgcactttgaagtgCTGTGTCGTGCTTTAGGTTATGATCCTTCATTGTTGCTCTTTCGGAGGTTCTTCCGGTTAGCcaaaaatggtgattggtttacttttgagaacacaaaggttgatacttgtctTGTTTCATCCATGGTTACAACCCTTGGATCATGGAAGAATacgtttttctgggtttctgaatccattattcctttcaaaatggtgtggaggcatccggatgctgttctcaacgATCCGGAGCCTTCCGAGTCTGAATTGAATGATGCCtttctttcagccattcgggggtgcccttcgagggttcgcccttttcccgaacatttgttagtgcttttaggggttagtaatatttgggcaAAAGTTGATCGGGATCCGGTGTTGATGAGAAATGGCCTTG ttatgtctgctttggacttcaTCAAGAGTGACGATACGTCCGATGTGGTTTTTGAAGATGCTCCGACTGTTCCGGGTGAAAATGTTGTTGTGAGGACCTCTGAGCAGAGGTTTGAGGGTTCAGGTTATGTCAGTGTTGCAAATGCGAAGGGTTTTACCAAGTCCAATGTTCCCAAGCCTTCAACTCGCCGGTTATCTCGTCGTTTACTGAAAGctgctcctcaatccacttccactgagccagtggatttgaGTGATGATATCGAGGCTTCTGAGGATCAGGCTGAAGTGgaggttgagaaggagaaggAATTAGTTGTGCGTGGTAAGAAGGTTCGAGGGAAGAAGGGTGTTGCTACCCCTGTTCAAGAATCGTCGAGCAGagacgttgaagggttgaaccCTGAGGGCACTTATGTGCCTACTTGGTTGGTTAAGAATGATGACACTTTtaaggatgctgctgtttgtgaagatgctcttagtcatcttgctcctccttcCGTTCGTGAAGCTattgctgagatggatgatgacactatgttatctcgcatggttttaactacttgcaaccttgca GCTGACCGAGAGGCCTTATCTGTCCAGCAGaaggcttttcgtgaagaaaaggaGGGGTTGAAGGCTTCCGTTGGTCAGGTGACTGCGGATAATCAGTGGTTGATCGAGCATGGGTTTCAGCAGATTGTGACTTATCTTTTGCACTCTAAGgaatttaactctgcccttggtgatgtttacacaaaGTTGCTGAACCTGGGGAAGCATCAAGGCCTTACTGCTGGCTATAAACTTCATGAATCTGGGCAACCTTTGGAGAAATCACCCATGTTTCGCCCTGAGGCTTCTGATGTCTTcaaggcttctgttgagcagatggagaggctaacctacccCTTTATTCATGAG gtttgtgctgaggttttgggttccTTGTCAAAGAAGAGGTCTTACTCCGGGGACAGTGATGATACCCTTTCGAGTCTGCCTGAAACCTCGAAAGATGCTGGTTTGGAAACCTCTGCAGTTGGTGGTGAAGAAGTTGTGAAGGTGAAGAAGACAAAGAAAGCTAAAAAGTCTAAGGGTGAAG gttttggggacCCTTAA